Proteins encoded by one window of Terriglobia bacterium:
- a CDS encoding succinate dehydrogenase/fumarate reductase iron-sulfur subunit — MKLTLHIWRQKSPNHIGRMVQYEHANVNPHMSFLEMLDVLNEELIAKGEEPVAFDHDCREGICGSCGFMVNGVAHGPQPATTVCQLHMRHFKDGDVLYLEPWRARAFPVIKDLVVDRSAFDRIITAGGYVSASTGSAQDANNILIPKRDADLAMDAAACIGCGACVAACPNAASALFTGAKISHLSLLPQGQPERFKRALGMVAQVKQELFGSCTNIGECEAVCPKEIKLEVIARMNRDYLKASWTERPEITRGDD; from the coding sequence ATGAAACTGACTCTGCACATCTGGCGGCAAAAAAGTCCCAACCACATCGGCCGCATGGTCCAGTACGAGCATGCGAATGTGAACCCGCATATGTCGTTTCTGGAAATGCTCGATGTGTTGAATGAAGAACTCATTGCGAAGGGTGAAGAACCGGTCGCTTTCGACCACGATTGCCGTGAAGGCATCTGCGGTTCCTGTGGATTCATGGTCAATGGCGTTGCGCACGGGCCGCAACCCGCGACAACCGTGTGTCAGTTACATATGCGCCATTTCAAAGATGGCGACGTGCTCTACCTGGAACCGTGGCGGGCACGGGCTTTTCCGGTCATTAAAGATCTGGTGGTGGATCGCAGCGCGTTCGACCGGATCATCACCGCCGGTGGTTACGTATCGGCTTCGACCGGAAGTGCGCAGGATGCGAACAACATTCTGATTCCCAAAAGGGACGCCGACCTCGCGATGGATGCCGCCGCCTGCATCGGCTGCGGCGCCTGCGTGGCCGCCTGCCCGAATGCGGCATCCGCGCTGTTTACCGGCGCCAAGATCAGCCACCTCAGCCTGCTTCCGCAGGGCCAGCCGGAGCGATTCAAGCGCGCTCTCGGCATGGTCGCGCAGGTGAAACAGGAACTCTTCGGCAGTTGCACGAACATCGGCGAATGCGAAGCCGTCTGCCCGAAGGAAATCAAGCTCGAGGTCATCGCCAGGATGAACCGGGATTATTTGAAGGCAAGCTGGACGGAGCGTCCGGAGATTACCAGAGGGGACGATTAA